The sequence below is a genomic window from Mycobacterium spongiae.
AAAGCACCTACATCCAGGCCGTGTACTACCCGAGCGAGAACCAGATACAGACCGTCTTGCAGCAAGGCGACCTGTTTTCCAAACAGGAACAGCTGTTCAGTGTGGTGGCCAGCGGCGCCGCCAGTTTGCTCACGGTGGACATGGACGTCGAAGTCACCATGCCGGTGCCCGCACCGATGGTGAAGATGATGGTCAACAATGTGCTGGAGCTGTTGGCCGAGAACCTCAAGCAACGCGCGGAGCAGCAGGCAGCGAACTAGAGATTCGGCCCGGCCGAGCTAAAGATCCCGTTCCTATCCAGGGTCTCGGTCAGCCGGCGTGCCGCGTCGGTGAATTGCCAGACGGTGTGCTCGACCACCGCCGTGGTGTCGCGTCGACGCAATGCGGCGATCAGCCGTCCGTGATGGTCGACCGTGGCCGCGCCCCATTGCGGATCGGTGGCAAAGACCTGCGCCGGCATGTAGCGCGCGGCGTTGAGCATGAACCAGGCCAATTTGATCCGGCGACTCGCTTGGTTGAAGGCCCGATGGAACGAGAACTCGATGGCCGCGATGGCCTCCGTGTCACCAGAACCGACCGCCCCGGCCAAGGTCGTATTCAGGCGGTCCAGCTCGTCGATCTCGACGTCGGTGATGCGGTCGGTTGCCGCAGTGGCCAGTTCGCGGGCGATCGTGGCCTGCAACCAGAAGATGTCCTCGATGTCCTGTTCGGTCAACGGGAGAACGACGTGACCGCGGTGCGGCTCCAGCTGCACCATTCCCTCGCCGCGCAGTTTCAGCAGGGCCTCGCGCACCGGCGTGATGCTGACCCCGAGCTCGGCAGCGGTCTCGTCGAGTCGGATGAAGGTTCCCGGGCGCAAGCTCCCCGACATGATGGCAGCCCGTAGGTGACCTGCGACCTCGTCGGATAGTTGCGCGCGGCGCAGGCGCCGTCCGCTACGCGGCTGAGCTGACAGTGGCGCGTTCACGTGGCCTGCCAGGACTTTCTGGGTCGTGTTAGGGGCTTGTCAGGGCGACTGCTGAGGCCATAGTGTGACCCACACAACACCATGTTTTATCAAATATCAACCTGACGCAAGCGGTGCGCGAGTGAAGGGACGGGATAGTTGACCGCGCAACTGGCCAGTCACCTGACTCAGGCCGCAACACCAGCCCACGAGCAGCCCTACCTTGCTCGGCGGCAGAACTGGGTCAACCAGCTCGAGCGGCATGCGATGATGCAGCCGCACGAGCCGGCGCTGAGGTTTCTGGGCAGTACCGTGACATGGGCCGAGCTGCGGCGTCGAGTTGCAGCGCTAGCCAGTGCCTTGAGTCGCCGCGGTGTCGGTTTCGGCGACCGGGTCATGATTCTGATGCTCAACCGCACCGAGTTCGTCGAGGCGGTGCTGGCCGCGAATATGATCGGGGCCATTGCGGTTCCGCTGAACTTCCGGCTGACCCCAACCGAAATCGCTTTCTTGGTCGAGGACTGCACGGCCCGGGTGATCATCAGCGAAGCTGCGCTGGCTTCGGTGGCCACCGGTGTCCGCGACATCCAGCCGGCGGTGAACATGATCGTGGTCGCCGGCTGTGCAACCGATGACACGGTGGTCGGCGACGCCGATGTGATCGCGTACGAAGATCTGATCAGCGAGCCCGGGGATGGGCTCGATCCGCTGGACATCCCGAACGACTCGCCGGCGCTGATCATGTACACCTCGGGGACGACCGGCCGCCCCAAAGGGGCCGTGCTGACCCACACCAACTTGACCGGCCAGACGATGACCGCGCTGTACACCAACCGTGCCACTGTCGGTAGCGAAGTCGGTTTCATCGGCGTCCCGTTCTTCCATATCGCGGGAATCGGCAACATGCTGACCGGGATGTTGCTTGGCGTGCCCACCGTGATCTATCCGGTCGGTGCGTTCGATCCCCAGCAGCTGCTCGACGTTCTGGAGGCTGAAAAAGTCACGGGTATCTTTCTGGTCCCCGCCCAATGGCAGGCGGTCTGCGCCGAACAGGAAGCACGACCGCGAGATCTCAGCTTGCGGGTGATGTCGTGGGGAGCCGCGCCGGCGCCGGACGCGTTGCTGCGTTGGATGTCGGCAGTCTTCCCTGGCACCCAGATCCTGGCCGCGTTCGGCCAGACCGAGATGTCGCCGGTCACCTGCATGCTGCTCGGCGACGACGCGATCAGGAAGCGTGGATCGGTCGGCAAGGTGATTCCGACAGTCGCCGCCCGCGTTGTCGACGAGGACATGAACGACGTCCCGGTCGGCGAAGTTGGTGAAATTGTCTACCGGGCACCGACGTTGATGCGCGGCTACTGGAACAACCCGGAGGCGACCGCGGAGGCCTTCGCGGGTGGCTGGTTTCATTCCGGGGATCTCGTTCGCATGGACGAAGACGGGTATGTCTGGGTGGTGGACCGCAAGAAGGACATGATCATCTCCGGTGGTGAGAACATCTACTGCGCCGAGCTGGAGAATGCCCTAGCCAGTCATCCCGACGTCGTCGAAGTCGCGGTCATCGGTCGGGCCGATGAGCAATGGGGCGAAGTGCCGATCGCGGTCGCCGCCGTAACGAATAGCCACCTTCGGATCGAAGATCTAAGTGAGTTCCTGGCTGAGCGCCTTGCCCGCTATAAGCACCCCAAGGCGCTCGAGGTCGTGGACTCTTTGCCGCGCAACCCCGCAGGGAAGGTGCTCAAGACAGAACTTCGTTTGCGTTACGGCGGCGGGACAGATTCCGAAAGCCGTTCTGTGCCAGCTAATTCTGTGACGAGAAAGGACGATTGACAGAAGTTGTAACGTTTGCCAGCGATTGACGAAGGGTTAATTGTGAGGTCGCAGTACACGCCGGGGTGGCCATCGGGTACATTCCTGTGGTCTCCATTACTCCGCGTGAGCAAGGAGATGGCGGTCACACAAGATGGGTCCGGGCAAGGAGGAGGCGTGCGACATGATTCGCCGCGGCGCCGCAGTTCCCACCGTGTTGGCTTGAAGGGGTTGCGGTGACCACTTCCACAACGCTTTCGGGCTACGTTCGCAATCAAGTCCAGACCCCACTGACACTCGTCGGCGGCTTTTTCCGGATGTGCGTGCTCACCGGAAAAGCGCTGTTCCGCTTACCTTTCCAGTGGCGTGAGTTCATTCTGCAGTGCTGGTTCATCATGCGGGTCGGGTTCTTGCCGACCATCATGGTCTCGATCCCGCTGACGGTGTTGCTGATCTTCACGCTCAACATCCTGCTAGCGCAGTTCGGCGCGGCAGACATCTCCGGCTCCGGCGCGGCGATCGGTGCGGTCACTCAGCTCGGCCCGCTCACGACCGTGCTTGTGGTGGCCGGCGCCGGCTCCACAGCAATCTGCGCCGACCTGGGCGCGCGCACCATCCGCGAGGAAATCGACGCCATGGAGGTGCTGGGCATCGATCCCATCCACCGTCTGGTCGTGCCCCGGGTGCTCGCCTCGACGCTCGTTGCCACGCTTCTCAACGGCCTGGTGATCACCGTCGGCCTGGTCGGTGGCTTCCTCTTCGGCGTCTACCTGCAAAACGTGTCCGGCGGCGCCTACCTCTCCACGCTGACCCTGATCACCGGCCTGCCCGAAGTGGTCATCGCGACAGTCAAGGCCGCGACGTTCGGCCTGATCGCGGGCCTGGTCGGCTGCTATCGGGGTCTGACCGTGCGCGGCGGTTCCAAGGGCCTCGGCACCGCGGTCAACGAGACCGTGGTGTTGTGCGTCATCGCGCTGTTCGCGGTCAACGTGATCTTGACGACCATCGGTGTGCGATTCGGGACGGGGCGCTGACATGTCGACTGCCGCTGTAGTGCGCGGCCGCTTCCCGCGGGCGGTCGAGAATCTTCAACGCTACGGCGGCTCGGTGGGCCGTGGACTGGATGAGGCCGGGCGACTGACGTGGTTCGCCCTGACCAGCATCGGGCAAATTCCGCACGCGCTGACGAATTATCGCAAGGAGACGCTGCGGCTGGTCGCCCAGATCGGCATGGGCACCGGTGCGATGGCCGTGGTTGGTGGCACCGTCGCGATCGTCGGCTTCGTAACGCTGTCCGGCAGCTCGCTCGTCGCCATCCAGGGCTTCGCCTCCCTGGGGAATATCGGTGTCGAGGCATTCACTGGTTTCTTCGCCGCACTGATCAACGTGCGCATCGCCGGCCCGGTCGTCACCGGTGTCGCGCTCGCTGCCACAGTGGGGGCCGGAGCTACGGCGGAGCTGGGCGCCATGCGGATCAGCGAGGAAATCGACGCCCTCGAAGTAATGGGCATCAAGTCGATATCGTTCCTGGCGTCGACCCGGATCATGGCCGGACTGGTGGTCATCATTCCGCTGTACGCGTTGGCGATGATCATGTCATTCCTGTCTCCACAGATCACCACAACGGTGCTCTACGGACAGTCCAATGGCACCTACGAACACTACTTCCGAACATTCTTACGCCCGGATGACGTTTTCTGGTCCTTCCTGGAGGCCCTCATCATCACCGCGATCGTCATGGTCAGCCACTGTTACTACGGGTATGCCGCCGGTGGTGGTCCGGTCGGCGTCGGCGAGGCAGTTGGCAGATCGATGCGCTTCTCGCTGGTCTCGGTGCAGGTCGTCGTCCTGTTGGCAGCGTTGGCACTTTACGGTGTCGACCCGAACTTCAATCTCACGGTGTAGCCGCGATGACGACACCGGGGAAGCTGAACAAGCCGCGCGTCCCGCCGTACAAGACCGCGGGTGTAGGTCTAGTTCTGGTCCTCGCACTCGTCGTGGGGTTGGTGTACCTGCAATTCCGGGGCGACTTCACGTCCAAGACGCAGCTGACGATGCTCTCCGCCCGGGCCGGTTTGGTGATGGATCCGGGAGCGAAGGTCACCTACAACGGGGTGGAGATCGGCCGGGTGGATACCATCTCGGAGATCACGCGCGACGGCGAGCCGGCGGCCAAGTTCATCTTGGATGTGAATCCCAAGTACATGCACCTGATCCCGGCGAATGTGAACGCCGACATCAAGGCGACCACAGTTTTCGGCGGTAAGTATGTCTCGTTGACGACGCCGGAAAACCCCACCAAGCAACGGATCACGCCGAAGATCCCGATCGACGCGCGGTCGGTGACCACCGAGATCAACACGTTGTTCGAGACGCTCACGTCCCTGGCGGAGCAGGTGGACCCGGTCAAGCTGAATCTGACGCTGAGCGCGGCCGCCGAAGCGTTGGCCGGGCTGGGTGACAAGTTCGGGCAGTCGATCGTGAACGCCAACACCGTGCTCGATGAGGTCAATGCGCGAATGCCGCAGTCGCGCCGCGACATTCAGCAATTGGCGGCTTTGGCTGATGTGTACTCCGACGCGTCGCCCGACCTGTTTGACTTTCTCGACAACACGGTGACGACCGCCCGCACCATCAATCGGCAGCAAGCGGATCTGGATGCGGTGCTGCTGGCGGCAGCCGGATTCGGCAACGTCACGGGAGACGTCTTGGATCGCGGTGGACCGTATTTGCAGCGGGGGGCCGCGGATCTGGTTCCTACCGCCAACCTGCTGGATACCTATAGCCCGGAACTCTATTGCACTATCAAAGGGTTTTACGACACCGATCCGCTGGCCGCAGCGGCGACCGGCGGCGCTAACGGCTACTCGCTACGGTCGCACTCCGAACTCCTGTCGGGGTTGGGTATTTCGTTGGGGTCTCCCCTGGCACTGGCCACCCAAGGGGGGGCACTGATCGGCGGACTGATCGCCGGATTGATATTCCCGCCCATCTCCCTTGGCCTGACTGCGGCGGCGGCGATACCCGGCCTCGCCGGCGGGGCACCCAACCCCTACACCTATCCGGAAAACCTGCCGCGGGTGGCCGCTCACGGCGGGCCCGGCGGCGCCCCGGGGTGCTGGCAGCCAATTACCCATGACCTGTGGCCCGCGCCGTATCTGGTAATGGACACCGGCGTCAGCCTCGCTCCGTACAACCACTTGGAGGTCGGTTCGCCCTGGGCGATCGAGTACGTCTGGGGCCGTCAGGTAGGGGATAACACGATCAACCCATGAAAATCACCGGAACCATTATCAAACTCAGCATCTTCTCCTTGGTGCTGCTGTTTTTCACTGTGATGATCTTCGTGATTTTCGGTCAGATGCGCTTCGACCGGACCAATGCGTACTCGGCGGAATTCAGCAATGTCAGCGGGCTGCGCCAAGGTCAGTTCGTCCGTGCGTCCGGGGTAGAGATCGGCAAGGTCAAAGCGCTGCACTTGGTCGACGGTGGCCGCCGGGTCCGGGTGGAATTCGACATCGACCGATCGGTGCCTCTCTACCAGTCGACAACCGCGCAGATCCGTTATTCCGACTTGATTGGCAACCGCTACGTCGAGCTCAAGCGCGGTCAGGGCAAGGGCGCCAGCGAAATCCTTTCGCCGGGCGGACTAATCCCGCTGTCGCGCACCTCACCGGCTTTGGACCTCGACGCGTTGATCGGTGGCTTCAAGCCAGTGTTTAGGTCGCTGGACCCCGCGAAGGTCAACAACATCGCCAGCTCACTCATCACGGTGTTCCAGGGTCAAGGTGGCACCATCAACGACATCCTTGATCAGACCGCGCAACTCACCAGCCACATAGCAGAACGCGATCAGGCGATCGGAGAGGTCGTCAAGAACCTCAACATCGTGTTGGACACCACGGTCAGGCATCGAAAAGAGTTCGACCAGACCGTGAACAACTTGGAGAATCTGATCACCGGATTGAAGAACAACGCCGACCCTGTGGTTGGCGGCCTCGCGCACATTAGCAACGGCGCCGGAACGGTGGCCGCGCTGCTGGCCGACGACCGCGAGTTGCTGCGCAAGGCCATTAGCTATCTGGACGGGATCCAGCAGCCGATCATCGATCAGCGCGTTGACTTGGATGACCTGCTTCACAAGACGCCCACCGCGCTGACGGCGATCGGACGCGCCAACGGCACCTACGGCGACTTCCAGAACTTCTATCTCTGCGACCTCGAGATCATGTGGAACGGCTTCCAGGCCGGGGGGCCGGTTCGCACGGTGCGGCTATTCCACCAGCCGACGGGTAGGTGCACGCCCCAATGAGAACACTGGAACCGCCCAACAGGATGCGCATCGGGCTCATGGGCATCGTCGTTACGCTGCTCGTTGTCGGTGTGGGCCAAAGCTTCACCAGTGTCCCCATGCTCTTTGCAAAGCCGAGCTACTACGGCCAGTTCAATGACACCGGTGGTTTGCACAAGGGCGACAGGGTGCGTATATCCGGGCTCGGGGTGGGCTCCGTGGAAGGGCTCAAGATCGACGGCGACCATATCGTCATCGAGTTCTCCATCGGCACGAACACGATCGGTACTGACAGCCGGCTATCTATCCGTACCGACACCATCCTGGGTAAGAAGGTGCTCGAGATCGAGCCGCGGGGTAAGCAAACGTTGCCGCCCGGGGGCGTTCTGCCACTTGGGCAAAGCACCACCCCGTACCAGATTTACGACGCGTTTTTCGACGTCACCAAAGCCGCGTCCGGCTGGGACATCGACACGGTCAAGCGGTCGCTGAGTGTGCTATCGGAGACCATTGATCAGACCTATCCGCACCTGAGTGCGGCCCTGGATGGCGTGGCGAAGTTCTCCGACACCATTGGCAAGCGCGATGAGCAGATCACGCACCTACTCGCCCAGGCCAATCAGATTGCAAGCGTTCTCGGTGACCGCAGCGAGCAGGTCGACCGCCTGCTGGTCAACGCGCAGGCGCTCATCGCCGCGTTCAACGAGCGTGGCCGTGCATTCGACGCTCTGCTCGGGAACATCGCTGCGTTCTCGGCGCAGGTACAGGGATTGATCAATGACAACCCCAACATCAATCACGTGCTGGAGCAGTTACGCATACTCAGCGACGTGCTGGTGGATCGCAAGGATGACTTGGCCGAGACGTTGACCATCTTGGGCGGCTTCACTGCGTCCTTCGGTGAGACCTTTGCGTCGGGTCCGTACTTCAAGGTGCTGCTGTCGAACCTCGTGCCGGGCCAGATTTTGCAGCCGTTCATTGATGCGGCATTCAAGAAACGCGGTGTTGACCCCGAGGACTTCTGGCGTAGCGCTGGGCTACCGGCGTATCGGTTCCCCGACCCCAATGGCACCCGATTCCCCAACGGTGCACCCCCACCGCCACCGCTGGTGTTGGAAGGCACTCCCGAGCATCCTGGGCCGGCTGTTCCGCCTGGAGCGCCCTGCTCGTACACACCGCCCGCGGACGGTTTGCCCAGGCCTTGGGATCCGCTGCCGTGTGCGCACCTCACTGAAGGGCCGTTCGGTGGACCCAGCTTCCCGGCACCGCTTGACGTCCAGACGTCACCGCCGAACCCAGATGGCCTACCGCCGAACCCGGGCGTAGCAATTTCGGGACGTCCAGGTGAGGTCCCGCCGAACGTGCCTGGCACACCGGTGCCCATTCCGGAGGAGGCTCCTCCGGGGGCGCGGACCCTCCCGCTGGGGCCGGCGCCCGGCCCAGCTCCGCCTCCTCCGGCAGCGCCGGGGCCGGCTCCAGGTCCGGCACCACCGGGTCCCGGACCCCAGCTGCCGGACCCCTTCATCAACCCGGGCGGCACGGGTGGGAGCGGCGTGACGGGAGGTAGCCAGAATTGAGCACCGTCTTTAACATCCGCAACATGCGGCTTCCGCAGATGTCGCGGTCCTCGGTCATCATCGGATCCGTTGTGGTGGTGCTGGCCCTGATCGCGGGAATTGTTGGCTTTCGTCTCTACCAGAAACTGACACACAACACTGTGGTGGCGTACTTCACCGCCGCAAACGCGCTGTATGTCGGAGACAAGGTCCAGATCATGGGCCTTCCGGTCGGCAGGATCGACAAGATCGAGCCGGCTGGCGACAAGATGAAGGTGACCTTCCACTACCAGAACAAGTACAAGGTGCCTGCCAATGCGTCTGCGGTGATCCTCAACCCCACCTTGGTGGCCTCGCGAAACATTCAGTTGGAGCCGCCTTACAAGGGTGGTCCGGTGATGGGCGATAACGCGGTGATCCCGGTCGAGCGCACCGAGGTGCCGGTGGAGTGGGACGAATTGCGCGACAGTGTCGCCAATATCATCGACAAGCTCGGTCCCACACCGGAGCAGCCGAAGGGGCCTTTCGGTGAAGTCATCGAAGCGTTCGCCGATGGGCTGGCCGGCAAGGGCAAGCAAATCAACACCACGATCGACGGCTTGTCGCGAGCATTGAACGCGCTCAATGAGGGCCGGGGCGATTTCTTCGCGGTGGTGCGCAGCTTGGCTCTGTTCGTCAACGCATTGCATCAGGACGACCAACAGTTCGTCGCATTGAACAAGGACCTCGCGGAGTTCACAGATCGGTTGACTCACTCCGATCAGGACCTCTCGAACGCCATCCAACAGTTCGACAGCCTGCTGGCGGTGGCACGCCCGTTCTTTACGAAGAACCGCGAGGTGTTGACCTATGACATCGACAACCTTGAGACCGTGACGACCACGTTGTTGCAGCCCGAGCCCTTGGATGGATTAGAGACTGTCCTGCACGTTTTCCCGACACTGGCGGCGAACGTCAACAACATTTACCACCCGGCCCACGGCGGCATCGCATCGATTTCGGCGTTTTCGAATTTCGCTAATCCGGCGGAATTCATCTGTAGCTCGGTTCAGGCGGGTAGCCGGCTGGGTTTTCAAGAGTCGGCTGAACTGTGCGCGCAATACCTCACGCCGGTTCTCGATGCGATCAAGTTCAATTACTTTCCGTTTGGCGCGAACGTCGCCAGTACCGCTTCGACACTGCCCAAGGAGATCGCGTACTCCGAGCCCCGACTTCAGCCACCGGGAGGCTTCAAGGACACGACGGTCCCGGGTATATGGGTGCCCGATACCCCCTTGTCGCATAAGAATACGCAACACGGCTGGGTCGTGGCTCCGGGTATGCAGGGGGTTCAGGTGGGCCCGATCACGCGGGGTTTGTTGACGCCTGACTCGCTAGCTGAGCTGATGGGCGGTCCGGACATCGCACCTCCACAGTCTGGATTGCAGACGCCGCCGGGGCCCCCGAATGCTTACGACGAGTATCCGGTATTGCCGCCGATCGGTGTGCAGGCCCCGCAGGTGCCGATACCGCCACCGCCGCCGGGACCCGATGTGATTCCGGGACCAGTGCCGCCAACGCCGGCGCCGGGGCCTGCGCCCCTGCCGGTTGGCGCGCCGCTGCCTGCTGAGGCAGGACTGGGCCAGTGAGGGGCGCGACGAGCGCGGGACGCGCGAGGAGTAACCCGAGCCAACCGGCCCCGAGGGGCGCGACGAGCGCGGGACGCGCGAGGAGTAACCCGAGCCAACCGGCCCCGAGGGGCGCGACGAGCGCGGGACGCGCGAGGAACAACCCGAACCAACGGTTGGCGGGATTGCTGCGCCACACGGCATGGCAAGGCATGGTTCTGCTGGCGATCGCCGTGATGCTGAGTTCGTGCGGCTGGCGCGGTATTTCTAATGTGGCAATCCCCGGCGGCCCGGGCGCCGGGCCCGGTTCCTACACGGTCTACGTGCAGATGCCGGATACCTTGGCGATCAACGGCAATAGCCGGGTCATGGTGGCCGACGTCTGGGTCGGATCGATCCGTTCGATCAAGTTGAAGAATTGGGTGGCAACGCTGACGCTGAGCCTCAGCAAGGACGTCAGGCTACCGAAGAATGCCATCGCCAAGATCGGACAGACCAGCTTGCTGGGTTCGCAGCACATCGAGCTCGATGAGCCGCCGAATCCGTCGCCGGTGCCGCTGAAGGATGGTGACACCATCCCACTGAAGAATTCGTCGGCTTATCCCACGACCGAGCAAACGTTGGCCACCCTTGCCACGTTGCTCCGCGGTGGCGGTCTGGCGAACCTCGAGTCCATCTCGAACGAGGTCAACAGCATCGTGACGGGTCGGGCAGATCAGATTCGTGCGTTCCTGGGCAAGCTCGACACGTTTACCGACGAGGTCAACCAGCAACGCGACGACATCACTCACGCCATTGATTCCACCAACCGGCTGCTGGCCTACGTGGGTGGCCGAGCGGATGTTGTCGACCGAGTGCTCACGGATATACCGCCGTTGATCGAGCACTTTGCGGATACGCAGGATCTGTTGATTGACGCTGCAGGTGCCTTGGGCCGAGTGAGCCAGGCCGCCGATCAGTATCTGGGCGCGGCACGGGGTGACTTGCACCAGGACCTGCTTGCGCTGCAATGTCCCCTCAAGGAACTCGGCCGCGCTGCCCCGTACTTGGTCAACGCGCTCAGGTTGATCCTCACCCAGCCCTTCGACATCGACAGCGTGCCGAAGCTGGTCCGGGGTGACTACATGAATCTGTCGCTGAAGCTGGACTTGACCTATAGCGCCATCGATAACGGGTTCCTTACGGGGACCGGATTCTCCGGTGCGTTGCGCGCGCTCGAGCAATCCTTTGGTCGCGATCCGGAGACGATGATGCCCGACGTCCGGTACACGCCGAACCCCAACGACGTGCCGGGCGGCCCGCTAGTGCAAAGGGGGTCACGCCAGTGCTGACTCGCTTCATCCAACGCCAGTTAATCCTGTTTGCGATCGTTTCTGTGGTCGCAATCATCGTGCTGGGCTGGTACTACCTACGGATTCCGAGTCTGGTGGGTATCGGCCAGTACACCTTGAAGGCCGACCTGCCCGCGTCCGGTGGTCTCTACCCGACGTCCAACGTGACTTATCGTGGGATCACGATTGGCAAGGTCACTGCGGTCGAGCCAACCGAGCAAGGCGCGCAAGTGACGATGAGTATCGCGTCGAATTACAAGATCCCGGTGGATGCCTCGGCGAACGTTCATTCGGTATCGGCAGTCGGCGAGCAGTACATCGATCTGGTGTCAACGGGCAATCCGGGCAAGTACTTCTCATCCGGACAGACCATCACCAAGGGCACCGTGCCGAGTGAGATCGGGCCGGCGCTGGACAACTCCAATCGAGGCTTGGCCGCATTGCCCAAGGAAAAGATCGGTTCGTTACTCGACGAGACTGCTCAAGCAGTCGGCGGCCTAGGACCCGCGTTGCAACGGCTGGTGGACTCCACCCAGGCGCTCGTCGGTGACTTCAAGACCAACATTCAAGACGTCAACGACATCATCGAGAACTCCGGGCCGATTTTGGACAGTCAGGTCTCCACGGGTTCCGAGATCGAGCGCTGGGCGCGAAAACTGAATAGTTTGGCCGCACAGACCGCAGCGAGGGATCAGGACGTGAGCCACGTCTTGTCGCAAGCGGCACCGACCGCCGATGAGGTGGCCGCGGTGTTCAGCGACGTCAGCGATTCGTTGCCGCAGACGTTAGCGAATCTGGAAGTCGTATTCGATCTAGCCAAGCGCTATAACGCCGGTCTCGAGCAGTTGCTGGTGTTTCTGCCGCAAGGTTCTTCGATCGGGCAGACGGTGCTGACGTCCTTTCCGGGTGAAGCATCGCTTCCGCTGGCACCGACAATCAACTACCCGCCGCCGTGTCTGACTGGCTTTCTTCCGGCGTCGGAGTGGCGGTCTCCGGCGGACACCAGTCCGCGGCCACTGCCGAAGGGCACCTATTGCAAGATTCCGCAGGAGGCCCAGCTGCAAGTTCGCGGAGCGCGCAACATTCCCTGCGTCGACGTTCCGGGCAAACGAGCGGCGACCCCGAAGGAGTGTCGCAGCAACGAACCGTACGTTCCGATGGGCACCAACCCGTGGTATGGCGATCCCAACCAATTGCTCACGTGCCCGGCACCTGCGGCGCGTTGCGATCAGCCCGTGAAGCCGGGCTTGGTGGTACCGGCGCCATCGATCAACACCGGCTTGAATCCGGCACCGGCCGATCAGGTGCCGGGGTCGCCACCGCCGATGAGTGACCCCGTTCAGCGACCGGGTTCGGGTACTGTGCAGTGCAATGGCCAGCAGCCCAACCCGTGCGTCTACACTCCAACACCGGGCCCGTCGGCGATTTATAACCCGGCCAGCGGCGAGCTGGTAGGGCCGGATGGTGTCAAGTACGCCGTCGAGAACTCGATTACAACAGGAGACGACGGATGGAAGGAGATGCTGGCGCCAGCCAGCTGAACCCTGCTGACGCCGACAAGTCGTCGCCTTCGGAGGTGAAGGCACCGGATTCAGGTGAATCCGGTGCTGGAACCGACCAGACCAGCACCGAGGTGAAGGCACCGGATTCAGGTGAATCCGGTGCTGGAACCGACCAGACCAACACCGAGGTGAAGGCACCGGATTCAGGTGAATCCGGTGCTGGAGCCGACCAAACCAACACCGAGACGAAGGCACCGGACTCTTCCCCAGAGACGAATGCCGAGGATTCGACGACGGACCCTGCACCGGCGCCTGGCGACGATGTGGGCACAGAATCAGCAGTTGTCGAACGGGGTCCGTCGCGGCTGCGCCGTGGGTGGCTTGTCGGTGTCACCGCGATGCTGCTCGTGCTGGCCGGCGGTATCGGGGCCGGTGGCTATTTTGCGATGCGTTCCCATCAGGAAAGCCAAATCATCGCCCGCAACGATGTGGCGGCCATGGAGGCGGCGAAGGATTGCGTTGCGGCGACGCAGGCGCCTGATGCGGACATGATGAGCGCCAGCATGCAGAAAATCATCGAGTGTGGGACGGGTGATTTCGGCGCCCAGGCCTCGTTGTACACCAGCATGCTCGTTGAGGCGTATAAGGCCGCGAGTGTCCACGTCCAGGTGACGGACATGCGCGCGGCCATCGAGCGCAACAACAGCGATGGGTCCGTCGATATTTTGGTGGCGCTCCGGGTCCAGGTGTCCAACACCGACTCGGATGCCCATGAGGTTGGGTACCGTCTGCGGGTCCGGATGGCGCTCGAGGAGGGCCGCTACAAGATTGC
It includes:
- a CDS encoding SRPBCC family protein, which translates into the protein MPVLSKTIEVGADAELIMAIVADIERYPEWNEGIKGAWVLARYDDGRPSQVRLDTAVQGFESTYIQAVYYPSENQIQTVLQQGDLFSKQEQLFSVVASGAASLLTVDMDVEVTMPVPAPMVKMMVNNVLELLAENLKQRAEQQAAN
- the fadD5 gene encoding fatty-acid--CoA ligase FadD5; amino-acid sequence: MTAQLASHLTQAATPAHEQPYLARRQNWVNQLERHAMMQPHEPALRFLGSTVTWAELRRRVAALASALSRRGVGFGDRVMILMLNRTEFVEAVLAANMIGAIAVPLNFRLTPTEIAFLVEDCTARVIISEAALASVATGVRDIQPAVNMIVVAGCATDDTVVGDADVIAYEDLISEPGDGLDPLDIPNDSPALIMYTSGTTGRPKGAVLTHTNLTGQTMTALYTNRATVGSEVGFIGVPFFHIAGIGNMLTGMLLGVPTVIYPVGAFDPQQLLDVLEAEKVTGIFLVPAQWQAVCAEQEARPRDLSLRVMSWGAAPAPDALLRWMSAVFPGTQILAAFGQTEMSPVTCMLLGDDAIRKRGSVGKVIPTVAARVVDEDMNDVPVGEVGEIVYRAPTLMRGYWNNPEATAEAFAGGWFHSGDLVRMDEDGYVWVVDRKKDMIISGGENIYCAELENALASHPDVVEVAVIGRADEQWGEVPIAVAAVTNSHLRIEDLSEFLAERLARYKHPKALEVVDSLPRNPAGKVLKTELRLRYGGGTDSESRSVPANSVTRKDD
- a CDS encoding MCE family protein: MTTPGKLNKPRVPPYKTAGVGLVLVLALVVGLVYLQFRGDFTSKTQLTMLSARAGLVMDPGAKVTYNGVEIGRVDTISEITRDGEPAAKFILDVNPKYMHLIPANVNADIKATTVFGGKYVSLTTPENPTKQRITPKIPIDARSVTTEINTLFETLTSLAEQVDPVKLNLTLSAAAEALAGLGDKFGQSIVNANTVLDEVNARMPQSRRDIQQLAALADVYSDASPDLFDFLDNTVTTARTINRQQADLDAVLLAAAGFGNVTGDVLDRGGPYLQRGAADLVPTANLLDTYSPELYCTIKGFYDTDPLAAAATGGANGYSLRSHSELLSGLGISLGSPLALATQGGALIGGLIAGLIFPPISLGLTAAAAIPGLAGGAPNPYTYPENLPRVAAHGGPGGAPGCWQPITHDLWPAPYLVMDTGVSLAPYNHLEVGSPWAIEYVWGRQVGDNTINP
- a CDS encoding MlaE family ABC transporter permease yields the protein MTTSTTLSGYVRNQVQTPLTLVGGFFRMCVLTGKALFRLPFQWREFILQCWFIMRVGFLPTIMVSIPLTVLLIFTLNILLAQFGAADISGSGAAIGAVTQLGPLTTVLVVAGAGSTAICADLGARTIREEIDAMEVLGIDPIHRLVVPRVLASTLVATLLNGLVITVGLVGGFLFGVYLQNVSGGAYLSTLTLITGLPEVVIATVKAATFGLIAGLVGCYRGLTVRGGSKGLGTAVNETVVLCVIALFAVNVILTTIGVRFGTGR
- a CDS encoding GntR family transcriptional regulator; the encoded protein is MNAPLSAQPRSGRRLRRAQLSDEVAGHLRAAIMSGSLRPGTFIRLDETAAELGVSITPVREALLKLRGEGMVQLEPHRGHVVLPLTEQDIEDIFWLQATIARELATAATDRITDVEIDELDRLNTTLAGAVGSGDTEAIAAIEFSFHRAFNQASRRIKLAWFMLNAARYMPAQVFATDPQWGAATVDHHGRLIAALRRRDTTAVVEHTVWQFTDAARRLTETLDRNGIFSSAGPNL
- a CDS encoding ABC transporter permease, whose amino-acid sequence is MSTAAVVRGRFPRAVENLQRYGGSVGRGLDEAGRLTWFALTSIGQIPHALTNYRKETLRLVAQIGMGTGAMAVVGGTVAIVGFVTLSGSSLVAIQGFASLGNIGVEAFTGFFAALINVRIAGPVVTGVALAATVGAGATAELGAMRISEEIDALEVMGIKSISFLASTRIMAGLVVIIPLYALAMIMSFLSPQITTTVLYGQSNGTYEHYFRTFLRPDDVFWSFLEALIITAIVMVSHCYYGYAAGGGPVGVGEAVGRSMRFSLVSVQVVVLLAALALYGVDPNFNLTV